In Zonotrichia leucophrys gambelii isolate GWCS_2022_RI chromosome 14, RI_Zleu_2.0, whole genome shotgun sequence, a single window of DNA contains:
- the NTHL1 gene encoding endonuclease III-like protein 1 isoform X2 translates to MRSGRDAPVDEMGVHRCYDTSAPPEVRRYQVLLALMLSSQTKDQVTSAAMLRLRRRGLTVDSVLQMDEESLGHIIYPVGFWRNKVKYIKQTTAILKQKYGGDIPSTVEELVQLPGVGPKMAHLAMHIAWDSVAGIAVDTHVHRISNRLQWVKKETKSPEQTRVALEEWLPRDLWKEINWLLVGFGQQTCLPVSPRCSQCLNQDICPAARRP, encoded by the exons ATGAGGAGCGGCAGGGATGCTCCCGTGGATGAGATGGGAGTGCACAGGTGCTACGACACCAGCGCGCCTCCAGAG gtgaggCGGTaccaggtgctgctggccctgaTGCTGTCCAGCCAGACCAAGGACCAGGTGACGAGCGCTGCCATGCTGCGCCTGCGCCGGCGCGGCCTCACCGTGGACAGCGTGCTGCAGATGGATGAGGAGAGCCTGGGCCACATCATCTACCCCGTGGGCTTCTGGAgg AACAAGGTGAAGTACATCAAGCAGACCACGGCCATCCTGAAGCAGAAATATGGAGGGGACATCCCGAGCACTGtggaggagctggtgcagctgccaggagTTGGGCCCAAAATGGCTCATCTGGCCATGCACATAGCCTGGGACAGCGTGGCTGGGATAG ctgtggaCACCCACGTGCACAGAATCTCCAACAGACTCCAGTGGGTGAAGAAGGAGACCAAGAGCCCCGAGCAGACTcgggtggcactggaggagtGGCTGCCCAG GGACCTCTGGAAGGAGATCAACTGGCTCCTGGTGGGCTTTGGGCAgcagacctgcctgcctgtgagcCCTCGCTGCAGCCAGTGCCTCAACCAAGAcatctgccctgctgccaggagacCCTGA
- the NTHL1 gene encoding endonuclease III-like protein 1 isoform X1, protein MSAARPGLRRLRSAGGTGGSQLQRTPAVPRQSRRRKSVAIAYEAGQGEGAEARWEPPRWREQLQRIRQMRSGRDAPVDEMGVHRCYDTSAPPEVRRYQVLLALMLSSQTKDQVTSAAMLRLRRRGLTVDSVLQMDEESLGHIIYPVGFWRNKVKYIKQTTAILKQKYGGDIPSTVEELVQLPGVGPKMAHLAMHIAWDSVAGIAVDTHVHRISNRLQWVKKETKSPEQTRVALEEWLPRDLWKEINWLLVGFGQQTCLPVSPRCSQCLNQDICPAARRP, encoded by the exons GGAGCCAGCTCCAGCGCACACCCGCGGTGccgaggcagagcaggaggaggaagagcgtGGCCATTGCCTATGAAGCAGGGCAGGGCGAGGGGGCCGAGGCGCGCTGGGAGCCGCCGCGCTGGCGGGAGCAGCTGCAGCGCATCCGCCAGATGAGGAGCGGCAGGGATGCTCCCGTGGATGAGATGGGAGTGCACAGGTGCTACGACACCAGCGCGCCTCCAGAG gtgaggCGGTaccaggtgctgctggccctgaTGCTGTCCAGCCAGACCAAGGACCAGGTGACGAGCGCTGCCATGCTGCGCCTGCGCCGGCGCGGCCTCACCGTGGACAGCGTGCTGCAGATGGATGAGGAGAGCCTGGGCCACATCATCTACCCCGTGGGCTTCTGGAgg AACAAGGTGAAGTACATCAAGCAGACCACGGCCATCCTGAAGCAGAAATATGGAGGGGACATCCCGAGCACTGtggaggagctggtgcagctgccaggagTTGGGCCCAAAATGGCTCATCTGGCCATGCACATAGCCTGGGACAGCGTGGCTGGGATAG ctgtggaCACCCACGTGCACAGAATCTCCAACAGACTCCAGTGGGTGAAGAAGGAGACCAAGAGCCCCGAGCAGACTcgggtggcactggaggagtGGCTGCCCAG GGACCTCTGGAAGGAGATCAACTGGCTCCTGGTGGGCTTTGGGCAgcagacctgcctgcctgtgagcCCTCGCTGCAGCCAGTGCCTCAACCAAGAcatctgccctgctgccaggagacCCTGA